The Thermomicrobiales bacterium DNA segment CTGCTCCATCTCGTTCGGCGCTTCCCCGGCCATTCACGTCGCTGGTCGGGCGGGAGGCCGAAATCGCTGCCATCGAGCAGCTACTCTGGTCCGAATCCGGACCGATCCTCACATTGACCGGGACCGCAGGTGTCGGCAAGACGCGCTTGGCAATTGCCGTCGCGCAGCACGTGGCGGATCGTTTCACGGACGGCGTGGTCTTCATCGATCTCTCGGCACTCACCGATAGCGATGCCGTGCTGCCTGTGCTCCTTCGTGCGATCGGACTCCCTGACGGCGACCATGCGGCCAAGCGATTCTCAGGTTTCGTCTCAGATCGCTCGATGCTCCTGGTCATCGACAACTTCGAGCAGTTACGCGAGGCTGCTCCGGCGCTCAACGCGTGCCTGATGGGAGCTTCCGGGGTTCGCGCCCTGATCACCAGCCAGGCGCCGCTGAATGTTTCGGGCGAGCGGGTCTACCCGGTGCAACCGCTCCGCGTGGCCGAACGATCCAGCGCTCGACCACTGACCGAGGAAGAACTGGCCGCGATTGCAACGATTCCCTCGATCGAGCTGTTCGTGCGGCGCGCGCAAACGGTGCGACCGTCCTTCGAGCTCACCGCAAGCAATGCCGTGGCGGTTGCAGAGGTCTGCCGCCAATTGGACGGCCTGCCGCTCGCCATCGAACTGGCTGCGGCACGCAGCAACATACTCTCTCCGGAAGCGTTGCTCACGCGCCTGGCAACACCCCTTGGATTGCTCAGCGCCGGGCCCCGTGACGCGCCAGACCGGCATAGAACGCTTCAATCTGCGATTGCCTGGAGCGTCGGACTCCTGCCACCCGATGAAGCGCTGCTCTTCGAGCGCCTCTCGGTCTTTGCCGGAAGCTTCGCCCTCGAAGCGGCA contains these protein-coding regions:
- a CDS encoding AAA family ATPase — its product is APSRSALPRPFTSLVGREAEIAAIEQLLWSESGPILTLTGTAGVGKTRLAIAVAQHVADRFTDGVVFIDLSALTDSDAVLPVLLRAIGLPDGDHAAKRFSGFVSDRSMLLVIDNFEQLREAAPALNACLMGASGVRALITSQAPLNVSGERVYPVQPLRVAERSSARPLTEEELAAIATIPSIELFVRRAQTVRPSFELTASNAVAVAEVCRQLDGLPLAIELAAARSNILSPEALLTRLATPLGLLSAGPRDAPDRHRTLQSAIAWSVGLLPPDEALLFERLSVFAGSFALEAAEAVVGDAPIHFQPSFYIDPCEIDIIEPRIDRDRILDLLEALVDLGLVQRIEPSESEPRFRLFRAIRQFAAEALVARGATQQTALRHATWFRSRAEATWKPTGLPVLGWHWLGTLALDDDNLRAALDFLSETDPAMAAVFASSLGWYYYFSGQRLDGLRAMERVDGRYDPSQLSAVVRARIDHSFGVLLVQLPNRQEAGVRRFESMLATMDSVGLDWAAGFALLAMGIVAEDMGQYDRSIELCHGARERLAPLPDPTILPKVDVHIATASFGLGQHARAKELAIPIADAPPELVGPN